The Deltaproteobacteria bacterium genome contains a region encoding:
- a CDS encoding transposase, giving the protein DKSLGLRSDQEILLFSKGTRAKYPKRLRRVSFRDEDRHRTLVFLTNNFDLPADTIAALYKARWEIELFFKWIKQNLKVKSFYGTSPNAVKTQIWIAMIVYLILAILKQRYGLEKRLSQLLHFLEVNLFEKKRLVDIFFERPRKTYGKREAPPKQLTLFDY; this is encoded by the coding sequence CGACAAATCCCTTGGCTTGAGAAGTGACCAGGAAATTCTCCTCTTCAGCAAGGGCACCAGGGCAAAGTATCCAAAACGCTTGCGAAGGGTAAGCTTTCGTGATGAAGACCGGCATCGAACCTTGGTATTCTTGACCAACAATTTCGATCTACCGGCAGATACTATCGCAGCGTTATACAAAGCTCGCTGGGAAATTGAGTTGTTTTTCAAATGGATCAAGCAAAACCTCAAGGTGAAAAGCTTCTATGGCACTTCCCCAAATGCAGTAAAAACTCAGATCTGGATTGCTATGATCGTTTACCTCATTTTGGCGATCCTAAAGCAAAGATATGGGCTCGAAAAAAGGCTCTCTCAGCTATTACACTTTTTGGAGGTCAATCTGTTCGAGAAAAAGCGCCTGGTCGATATCTTTTTTGAGAGGCCGCGTAAAACATACGGCAAACGCGAAGCTCCACCTA